Proteins found in one Magnolia sinica isolate HGM2019 chromosome 5, MsV1, whole genome shotgun sequence genomic segment:
- the LOC131245402 gene encoding CBL-interacting protein kinase 5, with protein sequence MEKGTVLMHRYELGRMLGQGTFAKVYHARNIVSGQSVAIKIIDKEKILKVGMIEQIKREISVMRLVRHPNVVQLYEVMASKTKIYFVMEYVKGGELFNKVAKGKLKEDAARKYFQQLIAAIDFCHSRGVYHRDLKPENLLLDENGNLKVSDFGLSALGESRRQDGLLHTTCGTPAYVAPEIINKKGYDGAKADIWSCGVVLFVLIAGYLPFHDSNLMEMYRKISKGDFKCPPWFSPEVRKLLTRILDPNPSTRITVTKLMENPWFKKGFRPIEIHPWQQEAASSLGDVTAAFASKCTDGPDKKPESAVPMKPTCLNAFDIISFSKGFDLSGLFEKENGQKQEARFTTKKPASAIVSKLEEIAETESFKVKKKDGLVKLQGSKEGRKGQLAIDAEIFEVTPSLFMVEVKKTAGDTMEYQQFCNQELKPSLKDIVWTWHEGEQQQQQQPA encoded by the coding sequence ATGGAGAAGGGTACAGTCTTGATGCACCGCTACGAGCTCGGCCGCATGCTTGGGCAGGGGACGTTCGCTAAGGTTTACCATGCAAGGAACATCGTCTCCGGCCAGAGCGTTGCCATTAAAATCATTGACAAGGAGAAGATCCTCAAGGTCGGCATGATTGAGCAGATCAAACGGGAGATATCTGTCATGCGGCTCGTGCGCCATCCCAATGTTGTCCAGCTATATGAGGTCATGGCCAGCAAGACCAAGATCTATTTTGTCATGGAGTACGTTAAGGGTGGTGAGCTCTTCAATAAGGTGGCCAAAGGAAAGCTCAAGGAAGACGCTGCCCGCAAATATTTCCAGCAATTGATCGCGGCCATCGATTTCTGCCACAGCCGGGGCGTCTACCACCGTGACCTCAAGCCAGAGAACCTCCTCCTCGATGAGAACGGCAACCTCAAGGTGTCGGACTTTGGGCTGAGTGCACTGGGGGAGTCGCGGAGGCAAGACGGTCTCCTTCACACGACCTGCGGGACACCAGCATATGTCGCACCAGAGATCATTAACAAAAAGGGCTACGACGGTGCCAAGGCAGATATATGGTCTTGTGGGGTCGTTCTCTTCGTCCTAATCGCAGGTTATCTTCCGTTCCATGACTCAAATCTCATGGAGATGTATAGAAAGATTAGTAAAGGAGATTTCAAGTGCCCGCCCTGGTTCTCACCTGAGGTCCGCAAGCTTCTCACCAGGATCCTTGACCCGAATCCTAGCACAAGAATCACAGTCACTAAGCTCATGGAAAACCCGTGGTTCAAGAAAGGATTTAGACCCATTGAGATTCATCCATGGCAACAAGAGGCTGCATCCAGCCTTGGAGATGTCACTGCAGCCTTTGCATCCAAGTGCACTGATGGGCCAGATAAGAAGCCCGAATCTGCAGTCCCCATGAAACCCACTTGCCTTAATGCATTCGACATCATATCCTTCTCCAAAGGATTTGATCTCTCAGGACTGTTTGAGAAGGAGAACGGTCAGAAGCAGGAGGCCCGATTCACAACTAAGAAGCCAGCTTCAGCGATTGTGTCGAAGCTGGaggagattgcagagacggagagtttcaaggtgaagaagaaggacgggttGGTGAAATTGCAAGGGAGCAAGGAAGGGAGAAAGGGGCAGCTAGCTATAGACGCAGAGATTTTCGAGGTCACACCCTCACTTTTCATGGTTGAGGTGAAGAAAACGGCAGGGGATACAATGGAGTACCAGCAGTTCTGTAACCAGGAACTGAAACCTTCTCTCAAGGACATTGTATGGACATGGCACGAAGgtgagcagcagcagcaacaacaacctGCTTAG